A region of the Dreissena polymorpha isolate Duluth1 chromosome 6, UMN_Dpol_1.0, whole genome shotgun sequence genome:
TTTTAAGTGCAACGAcgaaatgaaaatgaaaacaatataaccATGCGATtagtttaaaatacataaaaacaacagCCATCCATTCCAAACACATGCATATGACTGTCCTAATTGATTTAAAGCATGCAGTACTAGTATTTACACGTTTCATGGTAAAATCAATAGACTTGTATTGACATcgttaatttatattttcaaaactcCACaacttattttgaaattatttcttaaacttaAACTTGGATTCTTGCCAAATAGTATGATACTGAAACCCCATTGATTATACGCGTCATTGTGAGTGAGTGTGCAGAGAGAAGTTGGATAAGTAAAAACTATGCATATTTCGGTCGCAAGTATCATTTAACAGCATATCATGCTTCCTTATATTTTGCTTCATCGTACAGTATTCTAACAAATGTGCCTAGTATATTCAATGATGTTGCTGCCGTAACATTTGTCAACATGCATCCATCCGTTGGAGTCAATGATGTTCGGAGTTATTCAGAagaattgaaaatataaattaactgctaaaataatgcatgcaaaAAATAACGATAACGCGCATACCCAAAACTATCTCTTCGGTACCTGAagataatattaaacaaacaattgatACGTTTTCGCGAGAAGTAGGGTTAGTGGATTAGAAAAACGTTGATGGTATATTTTCAGGCagacatgaatatttttaaatcttgtctTGTGTCAATGTTTACTCTTAATTCTTAAGTCTATGAATGTATTTAAGTAAAAGTAGACCATTTATAAAGGCATTGGACTAGAATGGAGTGTCCATAATGAACGTCAGAATTTATACAGCGTCCTTTAATACACAGCAAAAGCACTTATACTGTTTTTCTCAGACACGCATGGTATCTTAAAAAACAGCTTAAACATACAAATGAATTCACTTATGATGTTTTTGCGGCGCTGGTCATCACACTTTCACCATCTGTGCCATAAGACTTACAGGGTTGGCTGGATAGGCTTATTTACAGCCGTTTACATTGTATAATGTTTCTTAGTTCATTAGTCTAGTGTGTACGCTTTGAATAAACACACCCAATATATTTCGAAAGTAGTAAAGGAAAACAAGtaacgctcaattggtcattgtcggctcaggtactactttaaagtacccctGGTAAtctaaagtatacttaaaaaAACCCGGGGTACGGGAAACGTTTTAAAACGCATCCAGAAGTATGGTCGGATGACTTTAAGTATATTTCCGTACCCTgagtacattgtagtatactcaagagtacccagggtacttttaagtagtatttGAACCGACAACGAACGATTGAGTACAAGAAATACCAATTGTAGCTCAAGAGTTACACATTCTCAGTGATAAAATTCATAAAGATTGTTTTGCAAGTAAAGGTCCATTGAATGCCAGGACATATGACAACCAAATCAAGACTACTTACTGTTCATGCATACCCCGCTACTCGCTCCCGGGCATTTAACGCAGAACCGACTTTGACACTGACTCCAGTTCTTGCATTCTTCACCATTTGCAACCAAATCATCGTCGAATTTGCCTGGAACAAACCAAGTcaaaacttttaaacaaaacatacttaAAAACGGACTCCAAGTTTAGCGAAAGActgtgcttaatgtatgtgcaccacgcgtcgtccctgatcagcctgtgcagtccatacaagTTTAACATGGACAAAACCTTCTGTTTTCAgcatttttgtgttaaattaagactcttctaaacgaaaattcagtgtgggtcgtccctgatttgcctgtgcacagTTTTCTGAGCAAGGTTCATGTCAATCTCTACGTACATACTCAAACAGAGTTTCCATCCTTTCACGGACACGAGCTCGTGCGACTTTGGGCATGCGCACACGTTGTCCTGGCACGTGGGCCGGAAGTTGGATGCGTCTTCGGAGATACTTTTCGTGTCGAAATGGGACTCACACAGGGGCGACGACTCGCAGTGCTCCCCTAGTCGAGCTGAAATgaattaaagtgttttttatgcaaaacatttgatttcaagatttcaaacaaatacatataaaatatgaaaaataacacaaaaatgtaatgcaaaatgaaaatgaaGAAATCAAAGACATACAGTGCATTTAGGTTAGTAAAGTGAACCAAATGTGTGCCTTTACTATACGGGTAAGGCATTAACATTTTACACAGATTTTGACGCTGATtaataatgttttgttacataaatgtattttaattaaactattttacaaatcATCTGCATCTAAAATTTACCAATATACTCTGAAGAATAtgaattaaagtaattacaatgcaATTGTGATTACGGCTAAGTTAATGTTGCGTGTAGTGTGAATGATCATAAGAACACTATTTTGTATTTAACTTGTAACGAAATACCTGAAAAATGAACGCAACAAAAGATAAGAAAGAAACGGCCAAGCAGACCAGGAATAAATAAAAAGCGTACACGAAAACGATAAAAGAAACTATCACCATCTTGAAAGTTGGGAAGTTCGTTATGACGATGCAAGAGAGAATATACACAATAAACACACATGAGaacaacacacacaaacacacgaaatgaaatacaaaaacgGATGAACAATGACACCATTATAGAATGAAGAACTGTGCCCACTTGTTCAAAACGTGAACGGCCAGTTTAGCTTATAACATTTTAGCACTAGACGCCAATTAATTGTTTGCTTGGTTGGAAAATATGCCATTGTCAACAGCATTCAAGTCAAATTACGAAGGCCATTTAAACAAATCTCATTTTCCCTGTGTTAGTTGTTTAACtagtattaaattattaattagtGTGCCCATACTTATAACAGTAACTGAAAATTTcgctacttgaatcagaggtagaaGAAAATGGTCTTCGAAAGTACTTTAGAAACAAACCCCACTCCAGCAATTTAGCCGGGACGAGGATCGGTCCTCAAATATATAGCCCAGCGGTCTACCTACTGTTCGAGCCGGGAAAAATTATCAAAcactgttttattaatattatttaagggTACCTTCTTGTTTATACTAAATACGTAATgttatgttcaatttaaaaataacttgtcCAAAGATGTGCGACCACATTTTTAACTAGTTGTTAAGGTTTTGAGAAACTGAGTCTAGAAAGAAATTTTTAACAGAAGTACGTACGCTTTCTGCAGGCGACAAACGAGTATGAAATGTCAAGGACGGTCCCTGTGGCACATCCGCAGTACCCGGCCCTGACCCCGCTGCACTGACCCCCTTGGAAGTACAATAATGCATCTTTATATCTATGAGATTAACATTATAGGACCCGCAcactgggaaaaccgggcttaatgcaggtgcgttaagtatcgtccctgataagcttgtgcagtccgcacaagctaatcagggacgacactttacgcttttatggaattgttcattTAAAGGAATCCATTCTGTGCGGAAAGAGTCGTcacagaatagcctgtgcggactgtccaaGCTGATTTGGGTCGATGctttaagaacatgcataaaGTTTCCCAGCGCGGGTTGCATGTATATACAGCTGTATTTCGCTAGAACGAAATCGCTTGAGTTTTACGTTTGACGTCGAGATATTCGTATAGTTCGACATGAAAATACTTTTTACTAGAAGTAAGTTGCATGTATCCATAATTAAATGAACTAGCGGTCGTATAACCTTACAATGGctgaaatcaataaattataataattataatactcaAAGGTTGTAGTTTCTTCAGCAAATGTCAATAGTCATAGCTTTGTTTTGAACATATAACAATACATTTGAATAGTCTTGTTTGGACCAAAACCTCTGCGCCAATTCGAGTTTAGACTTTGAGACAttcttaataattttgtaaaaaaagtaaaGAAGGGGTGAAGTGGGCAATAAATGTCCATTTCGATATACTCTGTATCCGGAACTTTGACATAAGCAAGTTAAACATAACAAAGTTCAGCTGTAACCAGATGTATTGAGAACAAAACAGTCGTTTGTCAGGCCAAGCAAAATGGTACTGCAAAAGCAAAATATACCAACATATTTGACTGTATGAATATTGGGTGTTTAACTATTTAATGACGATGATGACTTCATAACCACGTGTTCACAATGTCTCACACGCCTTTACTAAAAGGTCGCAAAAATGAAGTAAATATAGGGTCCACTTTTTACCGGGATCAGTCTACAATCGAGAACTGTTTCAAAATCTCGCCATGCTATTAAGAGGTCTCGGCTTCCATCCCCACACTCGGAACGCTctcaatttatttttatacacAAAGCACTGGTTccacccaggaaacagactcgagagtgtcTTAATAAGCCGTACGCTCTGATGAAATCTAAAACCTAGCTAAATATAATTTCGTTTGAATTTTCTCCGTCTTCAACAATATTTTAGACATAAATTTTTCAAGAAGTTTTGAGGTTTTCGACAAAAGATGTTAGTTATTCttttatgtatttcttttttttttcaattctatacATCAACAGATCTAATTGCAATTATGCTTCTAGTGATAGTAAGGTAGGCAATAAGTTACGGTTCTACCAAGAAAACGGACTCAAAATTGACACCAAATATCTTAGCCTTATCTCACAAACCTCATACCCAAGTAAAGTCCTTCTCATCTGTGAGAATtatagttttgtttgtttgtcttaTTTAATGAAAATCAATTCAATTTTAAACGAAGTTAGCTGTGTATATATGGTATAAAATCAATAGTTAAAAAGAAAGTAACGattaaaataacatcatcatcagGGATTCAAAAGAGGAGCTGTACTTGGCACCAATTAAATCTCGGTGCGATGGTTGATTTGAGCCTCGCTGTATGAATCCGGGACTTTATGATTGAgggtaaagtattgtcccagattagcctgtgtcgtcctCACATgcgaatcagggacaacactttccgcttttattcgTTATATAAGTATATTAATTCGTTAATAAGAAGTCTCTTCTCTTAGCGGAAATCGAATTTGCGGACTGcaaacgctaatctgggacgacacttaaagcagaCGCATTACGCTCCGTTTTCCCATGTCGAGGCTAATTTATGAAACGCACCGTAACTGCTTTGCCAGAAGCATCGGGAGTACACCGGGCCGCAGGACTCCGTGAGAAGCTGACCTTCTTGCCACTTGCACATGCGCGCCACGTCGCTCCATTCGTTCCATTCCGCGCACTGACATTTCCCGGAAGTGCACGTCTGGTTGACGCCGTTGCAGTAGTAGTCAGAGTCACAGTATTGATAGTAGCTACTTAACTTTTCTGAAAAGAAACTTCACATCATAAAACTTTTTTCTCTGAAATataaatctggaaaaaaaaatcccggATTCGCAGTCTTTCATGTTTGTACCTATTTAGTTATAAAGCTTGCAAGCGGACCCACacatgtaataattttttttatcatatataCATAAAATCTCCACATGATGTAACATGTCGCCGACATTTGTGTCTGATAGCTCAAAACGACCAGGTTAAGATAACAGCATTTAATTTTGTTATCAAGCTGTTGACGTGGCCTAATTATTATCCCTGAAATGTATATGTTAATCGTAAAAAAATGAATTCTTGAATAGTGTGCAAATGTTTTAGTATCATATTTCTTTCAAGGTTCTTTCTCAGGTTAATAGACTGGCTAAAGCTAAAGTTTTCAGCAACCGGTCCCTGGTTTACTGGTAACCGCGCTTCAAGGAGCCGTAACCTCAGCGAAAATGTATGACTAGTTCTAAGCATAGCTATACCGTTACCCCGCAAGGGGAAAGCCTATACCGGTACATCGAGCGACCGAGAGGTCTTGCGTTcgaccgcccccccccccccccccccctcctggtGGACATTCCTTTCTATCTTCCCTTTTGatatcaagtactggttctacccatgaaacggagagcgtttcaataagcgtTCGCTGCAATCGACTTTAAATTAAAACgatgcatacattttaacaaaatctcTAATAAAGATAACATTTTCGGGTGATGGAACGTGTCATGAACATCTTGTTAACTGGTGACCGATTCGAGGAGTTTGGTAACAAAAAAGAGACCCGTCTACCTCAGCGAAGAGATATTACTGGTTCCGTTAACCCGCATGTCGAGAGCATGAAGAGCATGGCGTAGTGGATGTGGTGACCGCTAagggattcggaggtacatgtaacgggttcgatccccactgtgggagcgttctttaaaccTCTCAAAAGTACTTTTCtacccaagaaacggactcgagagcgtttcaaaaagCCATGGTAATTCGATGCTATCGTGCTTAAATAAATACGTTATTAATAATTAAACTTAATAAAGAGCCGTACTGAGGCAATTTTGCCCCGTTGCGCTTCCGTATCCGGTTTTACACGCGCACGTCCCGCTCGTGCACTCGTACATCTTGGCGCAGTACGAGTTGGTCAGAGACGAGCAGTCCGCGTCCTTGGTGCACAAGTCCCCCAACGATACTGAAATATAATCAAAATCAGgcgcatgtatttgtaaataaaaatccaTAAACCCCTCGTATCTAGCAGTGTCATAGTATTActattgagcctcgctctgggaaaacggtgctaaatgaatgtgctttaagtgtccCAGATTAGATGTGAAGTCCTTACAGGTTAATCATGGACGAAACATTTCGCTTTAATGGAAATTTTTGTTtgaaatcaagttaaggcggaaagttgcgtacctgatcagcctgtgtggactgcacacgcagatctgggatggcactttacacacaaacacacacacattaaacaccgttttccgaGAGCGAATCTCAATTGTTTGATATATGATTGCAGATGTGTCGACTGCGTGAACCATAACGTAGAATATTAAAACGTGGAAATAGAAATTATTGTGGAACCTGCCTTATCAAAGCTCTTACGATAAATTTATGTTACGACTGAATTTTATTACACAACAAAATGCTATTAATGACCAAGTCGTTCATAAAATAATTGACATGATAATTGAAATGGGAGACAAATTAAGAAGAATAACTGAAATCAACTTCTGTTTGCTGTTGGCACTTTGCAATTATACGTCTTCATAAATCAAAACGTAACTTTGTTTAGATGAACGATGTGTGTAAAGACAGGGGCTGGCCATAAATGACCATGTGTTCAATATTTGTATTAACTACATGTGCACAATACGTTAATAAACAcatttgcaatatatatatatacaatacatatataCTATGCATGTTTACAATACATGCACATTGATTGTATACAACAAATGAGTACAATACATTTATACAAGacatttatacaatacatttatacaatacatttagACAATACAATTATACCatacatttatacaatacatttatacaatacatttatacaatacatttatacaatacatttatacaatacatttatacaatacatttatacaatacatctacaatacatgtatacaatacatttatacaatacatttatacaatacatttatacaatacatttatactatacatttatacaatacatctacaatacatttatacaatacatttatacaatacatttatacaatacatttataccATACATCtacaatacatttatacaatacatttatacaatacatttatacaatacatttatacaatacatttatacaatacatttatacaatacatttatacaatacatttataccatacatttatacaatacatttatactagacatttatacaatacatttatacaatacatttatacaatacatttatacaatacatttatacaatacatttatacaatacatttatacaatacatttatacaatacatttataccATACATCTACAATACATTCACACATTGATGTACCTGTTTGCACGTCCATAACTGCTAGAAGTAGGACGTAGACGAATGACCAGGAACGCAACTAAAATTATAATCCAAATAATATTCCaaataatgttcaaaatattattccaaataatatCAAAAATTTAACACCAAATTATATATCGAAtgatatgccaaattatatttGAACTTTTGCTGCACATTATATTCCTAATTATATTAGAAAGCAAATtccaaattatattaaaaaaatgaacagCACTCTGGCAGTGCAGGCCTTTGCCAAGTCAGTTTATTTTTTCCTATCGATACGTTTTATCCCATATGTGTACATGCTATAAAAATATGAttgataataacaaataatatttttctctGAAATTCCCGAATCTAAGCAATAGTCCAATATTTATTTTCcatcattttcatttacataGTTTTCAAGCAAAGAGCATCCATTGCAAACCAAACTGATcgatatttttgtatttgtgcTAAATATGACCCTAACGTCTTGACCGATAATTGGAAAATtactttcatttaaattataagtATTCGGTGCCGTCGAAAATTCGATTGGTGTTATAAGACAACATGCATTAGTTTTGCCTTTCTAATCGGTTTAGCAAACATTCGGCGACATTTTGTATTTCGCATTCAAGTAACAGAGATAAAGCCGTGAATTTCGACAATTGGCTTGGCCATCAAAACACAATAGCTATGAATTTGATCATTTTTCACAATTAACACCGAAATGTTTCCTCTGGATTTTCCGATTTCTTTAACAGCTCACACGTCTAAAAGATGATGTTTACATCGCAAACATCAATCTACATTAAATGCAATTAGATTAAAGCTGCTAATACGGGTACCACAGGTTGAATAAGCTTCAAACATGGGGAGTCGGAAGCATTATTGATATATAGCAGGTACTCTTGTCATAATGTTTCTAACGTTTAAACTTCATTTTGGACTGATGTCTAATAACTACCATGTACTTTGTTTACGTCCGcaaatatgataaaaatgaatacattatGAATGACATGTGCGATAATAACAAGAATAATATTCCCATTCgacttatttaaaaatatgttttcgttcATACCCTACACTATCATGTCCTATTTTATTCAATACGCAAACTATTGTTCTTTCCATTTAAGGGATACATACATGGTATAACGTTGACACCGCTTTACATGCACGCAAATG
Encoded here:
- the LOC127835414 gene encoding uncharacterized protein LOC127835414 isoform X2, whose protein sequence is MYECTSGTCACKTGYGSATGQNCLKKLSSYYQYCDSDYYCNGVNQTCTSGKCQCAEWNEWSDVARMCKWQEGQLLTESCGPVYSRCFWQSSYGGQCSGVRAGYCGCATGTVLDISYSFVACRKPRLGEHCESSPLCESHFDTKSISEDASNFRPTCQDNVCACPKSHELVSVKGWKLCLSKFDDDLVANGEECKNWSQCQSRFCVKCPGASSGVCMNKSRSSLRMSSIEQIAVMTLILLCNIS
- the LOC127835414 gene encoding uncharacterized protein LOC127835414 isoform X1 — translated: MDVQTVSLGDLCTKDADCSSLTNSYCAKMYECTSGTCACKTGYGSATGQNCLKKLSSYYQYCDSDYYCNGVNQTCTSGKCQCAEWNEWSDVARMCKWQEGQLLTESCGPVYSRCFWQSSYGGQCSGVRAGYCGCATGTVLDISYSFVACRKPRLGEHCESSPLCESHFDTKSISEDASNFRPTCQDNVCACPKSHELVSVKGWKLCLSKFDDDLVANGEECKNWSQCQSRFCVKCPGASSGVCMNKSRSSLRMSSIEQIAVMTLILLCNIS